In Yersinia enterocolitica subsp. enterocolitica, one DNA window encodes the following:
- the csiE gene encoding stationary phase inducible protein CsiE produces the protein MHLDTSSVPQLSSQPLSGQQRRCHMLLMLFMPASTVHLDTISQFNGVEQPTTRQDIAEVANEIQRFYHLQLSANADDSCLIQGNRLDKRLCLIHCLRRGVRYCPEFVEHYFAPRLYDALSWDNILISEALPQIITQCEPFLNRQLNEKDRQFLQLYLAYCTWENRQHAAPELSLTQQQWLTRKPALAAADSLFDSFNPLLGNPLDKIERDVLILMLTMIKAHRYHSTQSAEDSRLITATNQLVMRFQQLSGMTLGSNELLMSQLFAHLAPAIERCYFNIGIDNSSLEEVNRQYPRLLRTTQQALVVFEQEYQIQFSADEVALIAISFGAWLMQENALQEKQILLLTRNNSELEQQVEQQIRELTLLPLHIKYLPHDVYLQSGAPSGTAVVLTPYAVRQPESSPPLIQVLLPITEQQNKRLRHLLDLP, from the coding sequence ATGCACTTGGACACTTCTTCTGTGCCCCAGTTATCCAGTCAACCACTATCCGGTCAACAACGCCGCTGCCACATGTTACTGATGCTATTTATGCCCGCAAGCACAGTACACTTGGACACTATCAGCCAATTCAACGGCGTTGAGCAGCCAACTACCCGGCAAGATATAGCCGAGGTTGCTAATGAAATCCAGCGTTTCTACCATTTGCAACTGAGTGCCAATGCCGATGATAGCTGCTTGATTCAGGGCAATCGGCTGGACAAAAGGCTGTGCTTAATCCACTGTCTACGCCGGGGTGTACGCTATTGTCCTGAATTTGTTGAGCACTATTTCGCTCCCCGTTTATATGATGCACTCTCCTGGGATAACATACTGATTTCAGAGGCCTTACCCCAAATCATCACTCAGTGTGAACCCTTTCTGAACCGCCAACTTAATGAAAAAGATCGTCAGTTCTTACAACTGTATTTGGCCTATTGTACTTGGGAAAATCGGCAACATGCTGCACCAGAGTTATCCCTCACCCAGCAACAATGGTTGACACGTAAGCCCGCACTGGCGGCCGCTGACAGTCTATTTGATTCATTTAATCCACTGCTGGGCAACCCGCTCGATAAAATCGAACGCGACGTACTTATCTTGATGTTAACCATGATTAAGGCACACCGTTATCACAGTACCCAATCAGCGGAAGATTCACGTCTGATCACGGCCACTAACCAATTAGTCATGCGTTTTCAACAGCTTTCCGGAATGACACTGGGCAGTAATGAGCTGTTGATGAGCCAGCTGTTTGCTCATCTCGCCCCTGCTATTGAACGCTGTTATTTCAATATCGGGATTGATAATTCATCACTGGAAGAGGTGAACCGACAATATCCCCGGCTGCTACGCACCACCCAGCAGGCATTGGTCGTATTCGAGCAAGAGTATCAGATTCAATTTTCTGCCGACGAAGTTGCTCTGATAGCCATTAGTTTTGGTGCCTGGTTGATGCAAGAAAATGCATTACAGGAAAAGCAGATTTTACTACTGACACGTAATAATTCGGAATTAGAACAACAAGTTGAGCAGCAAATTCGTGAGTTAACGCTTTTGCCATTACATATTAAGTACTTGCCCCATGATGTGTATCTCCAATCTGGTGCGCCCTCCGGTACAGCGGTGGTGCTAACGCCTTATGCTGTGCGGCAACCTGAATCGTCTCCCCCACTGATTCAGGTGTTATTGCCCATAACTGAACAACAAAACAAGCGGTTACGTCACCTGTTGGATTTGCCCTAA
- the glyA gene encoding serine hydroxymethyltransferase, whose product MLKREMNIADYDADLWRAMEQEVVRQEEHIELIASENYTSPRVMQAQGSQLTNKYAEGYPGKRYYGGCEYVDIVEQLAIDRAKELFGADYANVQPHSGSQANVAVYSALLQPGDTVLGMNLAHGGHLTHGSPVNFSGKLYNIVPYGIDESGKIDYEDMARQAERYKPKMIIGGFSAYSGIVDWAKMREIADSIGAYFFVDMAHVAGLVAAGVYPNPVPHAHIVTTTTHKTLAGPRGGLILAKGGDEELYKKLNSSVFPANQGGPLMHVIAGKAVALKEAMEPEFKVYQQQVAKNAKAMVAVFLERGYKVVSGGTDNHLFLLDLVDKNITGKDADAALGRANITVNKNSVPNDPKSPFVTSGVRIGSPAITRRGFKEEESRELAGWMCDVLDNITDEATIERIKQKVLAICARFPVYA is encoded by the coding sequence ATGTTAAAGCGTGAAATGAACATTGCCGATTATGATGCAGATCTATGGCGTGCAATGGAGCAAGAAGTGGTGCGCCAGGAAGAGCACATCGAGCTGATTGCCTCTGAGAACTACACTAGCCCGCGCGTTATGCAGGCTCAGGGTTCTCAGTTGACCAACAAATATGCTGAAGGCTATCCGGGCAAGCGTTACTACGGTGGCTGTGAGTATGTCGATATTGTTGAGCAGTTGGCTATTGACCGCGCAAAAGAGTTGTTCGGCGCAGATTACGCCAACGTTCAGCCGCATTCCGGTTCTCAGGCGAACGTGGCGGTTTACTCCGCCTTGCTGCAACCGGGTGACACTGTTTTGGGGATGAACCTGGCGCACGGCGGCCATTTGACCCACGGCTCACCGGTTAACTTCTCTGGCAAACTGTACAATATCGTCCCTTACGGCATTGATGAGTCTGGCAAAATTGATTATGAAGATATGGCGCGTCAGGCCGAACGTTATAAACCGAAAATGATCATCGGCGGCTTCTCTGCTTATTCCGGTATTGTTGATTGGGCAAAAATGCGCGAAATCGCCGACAGCATTGGCGCATATTTCTTTGTCGATATGGCTCACGTCGCCGGTCTGGTGGCTGCTGGCGTTTATCCTAACCCAGTTCCACATGCACATATCGTAACCACTACCACGCACAAAACACTGGCTGGCCCACGCGGTGGCTTGATTTTGGCGAAAGGTGGTGATGAAGAGCTGTATAAAAAACTGAACTCTTCTGTGTTCCCAGCCAACCAAGGCGGCCCATTGATGCATGTTATCGCCGGTAAAGCGGTGGCATTGAAAGAAGCTATGGAGCCTGAGTTCAAAGTTTACCAACAACAAGTGGCTAAGAACGCCAAAGCTATGGTGGCGGTCTTCCTGGAACGCGGCTATAAAGTGGTTTCTGGCGGTACAGATAACCACTTGTTCTTGCTTGATTTGGTCGATAAAAACATCACCGGTAAAGATGCCGATGCTGCTTTGGGTCGTGCCAATATCACGGTAAATAAGAATAGCGTGCCTAACGATCCGAAAAGCCCGTTTGTCACTTCTGGTGTGCGTATTGGTAGCCCGGCGATTACTCGCCGTGGTTTCAAAGAAGAAGAATCGCGCGAGCTGGCTGGCTGGATGTGTGATGTGTTGGATAACATCACCGACGAAGCGACTATCGAGCGCATCAAACAGAAAGTATTGGCTATTTGTGCCCGTTTCCCGGTTTACGCATAA